One Paracoccaceae bacterium genomic region harbors:
- a CDS encoding AraC family transcriptional regulator produces MNTHQIRIDRVYRHIALNLDGDLSLDRLADVAALSRFHFHRMFSAMTGETVAEAVRRARLNRAAVLVVGGRAPLARIAAEVGYPNIHSFARAVRAAFGVTPAALRRRGVVPPALIPTRKGDLPMHPVRIETVPPLRLAALPHRGPYPSIGATFAALWDRMVAAGLVARIAGPGVAIYYDDPSATPAAELRAHAAVAIGGAEALPEGFDDVTLPGGRCAILTLRGPYTGFPAAWAWLYGQWLPDSGEVPADRAPWEAYLNSPSDTAPADLLSEIRVPLA; encoded by the coding sequence ATGAACACGCACCAGATCCGCATCGACCGTGTCTATCGCCACATCGCGCTGAACCTCGATGGCGACCTGTCGCTCGATCGTCTGGCCGATGTCGCGGCGCTGTCGCGGTTCCACTTTCACCGGATGTTCTCGGCCATGACCGGCGAGACGGTGGCCGAGGCCGTGCGCCGCGCACGGCTGAACCGGGCCGCGGTTCTGGTGGTGGGCGGCCGCGCGCCACTGGCGCGGATCGCCGCCGAGGTCGGGTATCCCAACATCCACAGTTTTGCCCGCGCCGTCCGCGCGGCCTTCGGGGTCACGCCCGCCGCCCTTCGCAGGCGCGGGGTTGTGCCGCCGGCGCTGATCCCCACCCGAAAAGGAGACCTGCCCATGCATCCTGTCCGCATCGAGACCGTGCCGCCCCTGCGGCTTGCCGCGCTGCCCCATCGCGGCCCCTATCCATCCATCGGGGCGACCTTCGCCGCGCTCTGGGACCGGATGGTGGCGGCGGGCCTTGTCGCCCGCATCGCCGGGCCCGGCGTGGCGATCTACTACGACGATCCGTCCGCGACGCCGGCGGCGGAGCTGCGCGCCCATGCGGCGGTGGCCATCGGCGGTGCCGAGGCACTGCCCGAGGGCTTCGACGACGTGACGCTGCCGGGCGGGCGCTGCGCCATCCTGACGTTGCGCGGGCCATATACGGGATTTCCCGCGGCATGGGCGTGGCTCTACGGTCAATGGCTGCCCGACAGCGGCGAGGTGCCGGCCGACCGGGCCCCATGGGAGGCCTATCTGAACAGTCCGTCGGACACGGCGCCCGCCGACCTGCTGTCCGAGATTCGTGTGCCGCTGGCCTGA
- a CDS encoding acetyl-CoA carboxylase carboxyltransferase subunit alpha, whose amino-acid sequence MNYLDFEKPLAEIEGKAEELRALARGNKDMDVTKEAEALDRKAETALRDLYKNLTPWQKCQVARHPDRPHCRDYIEALFAEWTPLAGDRNFADDHAVMGGLARFNDLPVVVIGHEKGNDTKSRIERNFGMARPEGYRKAIRLMDMAHRFGLPVITLVDTPGAYPGKGAEERGQAEAIARSTQKCLEIGVPLISVVIGEGGSGGAVAFATANRVAMLEHSIYSVISPEGCASILWKDAEKMREAAEALRLTAQDLQKLGVVDRIVKEPLGGAQRAPREAVDAVGKAIEIMLKDLTGKKPETLIRDRRAKFVEMGSKGLAA is encoded by the coding sequence ATGAACTACCTCGACTTCGAGAAACCGCTGGCCGAGATCGAGGGCAAGGCCGAGGAACTGCGCGCGCTGGCGCGCGGCAACAAGGACATGGATGTCACGAAGGAGGCCGAGGCGCTGGACCGCAAGGCCGAGACCGCGCTGCGCGATCTCTACAAGAACCTGACGCCCTGGCAGAAATGCCAGGTCGCGCGCCACCCCGACCGGCCGCATTGCAGGGACTACATCGAGGCGCTGTTCGCCGAATGGACGCCGCTGGCGGGCGACCGGAACTTTGCCGACGATCATGCGGTGATGGGGGGGCTTGCGCGGTTCAACGACCTGCCGGTGGTGGTGATCGGCCACGAGAAGGGCAACGACACGAAAAGCCGCATCGAGCGGAACTTCGGCATGGCGCGGCCCGAGGGCTATCGCAAGGCGATCCGCCTGATGGACATGGCGCACCGCTTCGGGCTGCCGGTGATCACGCTGGTCGATACACCCGGCGCCTATCCCGGCAAGGGTGCCGAGGAACGCGGGCAGGCCGAGGCCATTGCGCGCAGCACGCAGAAATGCCTGGAGATCGGCGTGCCGCTGATTTCGGTGGTGATCGGCGAGGGCGGGTCGGGCGGGGCCGTGGCCTTTGCCACCGCCAACCGGGTCGCGATGCTGGAGCATTCGATCTATTCGGTGATCAGCCCCGAGGGCTGCGCCTCGATCCTGTGGAAGGACGCCGAGAAGATGCGCGAGGCGGCCGAGGCGCTGCGGCTGACGGCGCAGGACCTGCAGAAGCTGGGCGTGGTGGACCGGATCGTGAAGGAGCCGCTGGGCGGGGCGCAGCGCGCGCCGCGCGAGGCGGTCGATGCGGTGGGCAAGGCGATCGAGATAATGCTGAAGGACCTGACCGGCAAGAAACCCGAAACGCTGATCCGGGACCGGCGGGCGAAGTTCGTCGAGATGGGGTCGAAGGGGCTGGCCGCTTGA
- a CDS encoding L-malyl-CoA/beta-methylmalyl-CoA lyase, whose protein sequence is MSFRLQPPAPERPNRCQLFGPGSRPALFPKMALSAADVINLDLEDSVGPADKPEARRNIIRAINEVDWGRKHLSVRINGLDTPFWYRDVVEVLEEAGDRIDQIMIPKVGCAADVYAVDALVTAIEAARMRQKRISLEVIIETAAGIAHVEEIAASSPRLQAMSLGAADFAASMGMQTTGIGGTQENYYMHREGAKYWSDPWHWAQAAIVAACRTHGVLPVDGPFGDFGDDEGFRAQARRSATLGMVGKWAIHPRQVALANEVFTPSEATVAEAREILAAMEAAKAAGQGAATYRGRLIDIASMRQAEVIVRQADLIGRESF, encoded by the coding sequence ATGTCCTTTCGTCTGCAACCCCCTGCCCCTGAACGCCCGAACCGCTGTCAGCTGTTCGGTCCAGGGTCGCGGCCCGCGCTGTTCCCGAAGATGGCGCTCAGCGCGGCGGATGTGATCAACCTCGATCTCGAGGATTCGGTCGGCCCCGCCGACAAGCCCGAGGCGCGCCGGAACATCATCCGCGCGATCAACGAGGTGGACTGGGGCCGCAAGCACCTGTCGGTGCGCATCAACGGGCTGGACACGCCGTTCTGGTATCGCGACGTGGTCGAGGTGCTGGAAGAGGCGGGTGACCGGATCGACCAGATCATGATTCCCAAGGTGGGCTGCGCTGCCGATGTCTATGCGGTGGATGCGCTTGTCACGGCGATCGAGGCCGCAAGGATGCGGCAGAAACGGATCAGCCTGGAGGTGATCATCGAGACGGCGGCCGGAATCGCCCATGTCGAGGAGATCGCGGCATCGAGCCCCCGCCTTCAGGCGATGAGCCTGGGCGCCGCCGATTTCGCGGCGAGCATGGGCATGCAGACGACCGGCATCGGCGGGACGCAGGAAAACTACTACATGCACCGCGAAGGGGCGAAGTACTGGTCGGACCCCTGGCACTGGGCACAGGCGGCCATCGTGGCGGCCTGCCGCACGCATGGCGTGCTGCCGGTGGATGGCCCCTTCGGCGACTTTGGCGATGACGAGGGGTTCCGTGCGCAGGCGCGGCGGTCGGCCACCCTTGGCATGGTGGGCAAATGGGCGATCCACCCGAGGCAGGTGGCGCTTGCCAATGAGGTGTTCACACCGTCGGAGGCCACCGTGGCCGAAGCGCGCGAGATCCTTGCCGCGATGGAAGCCGCCAAGGCCGCCGGACAGGGCGCCGCAACCTACAGGGGCCGGCTGATCGACATCGCCAGCATGCGGCAGGCCGAGGTCATCGTGCGGCAGGCAGATCTGATCGGACGCGAGAGTTTCTAA
- a CDS encoding multidrug efflux SMR transporter, producing MNPWLIVVLAGLMETGWALGLKYSDGFSRPVPTVLTILGALASFWLLSVAMKSLPVGTAYAVWVGIGAVGTAVAAVFLFGEAVNAMRVAGIGLILAGILALKFA from the coding sequence TTGAACCCCTGGCTGATCGTGGTTCTGGCCGGGCTCATGGAAACGGGCTGGGCATTGGGGCTGAAGTATTCGGACGGGTTCAGCCGCCCGGTGCCGACGGTGCTGACCATCCTGGGGGCGCTGGCGTCATTCTGGCTGCTGTCGGTCGCGATGAAGTCGCTGCCGGTGGGCACGGCCTATGCGGTCTGGGTGGGAATCGGTGCGGTCGGGACGGCGGTGGCGGCGGTGTTCCTGTTCGGCGAGGCCGTGAATGCCATGCGGGTGGCGGGGATCGGATTGATCCTGGCCGGAATCCTGGCGCTGAAATTCGCCTGA